One part of the Pseudopipra pipra isolate bDixPip1 chromosome 3, bDixPip1.hap1, whole genome shotgun sequence genome encodes these proteins:
- the ETAA1 gene encoding ewing's tumor-associated antigen 1 isoform X1 — translation MGARGGAAAANQRRRRGCPGKWRRCRRRQWREGRGGAAAASAMPGSRRRGLCLRPAAALRRRSGGGEEQLSRRRAEEEEEEAAEGGAGRGLPAAEAACAPRAAESCLHKTPKRSLSRKSRIPTFSSPVNDTDTQQEIFWDSHSPIAPRLGSGKSKQSTSGCAVEISEIVNRIAPQDEKSACNEGSILGTWIGEDAIPYTPGVVKVRSRTKLSCTRDLKITIPEEELMKLAKEFDRNLVELDAVQEQEKLGHNFIQSTSEPLNNSKDEVNMKNEIPLLGEGSETDTALSLKPVGQSTGIPAAGPCQSSSQKSVDLESEIALHALFDCSTQKCSGQLSQGLSDISLNNSFHKNKSTLEEEQLPEETEDMQCGNSEAQEKDAVGSVNQTVPKPDMTKKNPPLKTQLVASTKLAGVVNDDFDDWDTDFLADDSFMMQITQNPELISTEEPPPIPANPPGYGFSDASRTKQRSSGNLVTCLGSVNKSNSLQYSPLKHSTKNIQNVVKSLSLQKPCKTENSETTALHGKCDVKPDKINSIWKSAQNSDLNCISVPVQSEVKNGNETTQLKSDPLFPSRSNPHRQWTEKPGNTTHAISCQSSSVSTNMKPNDLTKVFEIPKKCPVPFHEWNEPKFSDEVLDMFCGSDSLWDANFEDDELLYQVCDDIEKQTQSQDAKQGNERTKTMQGASSNSRSNVDKSFLASKQGHCLLAQKTNAKQEALSLNDSCRNSSKVIHGLATTGHAVNCKSISSPRTVISDLSTEGKYTLTKNCHQDASEDTTKTVLGKWYRSNSVPAGDAASEVSPVDAVNIFSNKTLDSPDLLYNTGKIPSSTSSNKTSLVPSKFKFRKINNSKGDLHVGCENSGNHSGIGITLQGLEGTNNQVNMTLHSKLDNKKSPFKRHFSASFAQSSSVSVVEQKSRKCSQEEIERKKQEALARRKSRTQAFFKDA, via the exons ATGGGCGCTCgaggcggcgcggcggcggccaatcagcggcggcggcggggctgcCCGGGAAAAtggcggcggtgccggcggcggCAGTGGCGGGAGGGacgcggcggcgccgccgcagCGAGCGCCATGCCCGGTAGCCGGCGCAGGGGGCTCTGCCTCAGGCCCGCCGCCGCCCTGAGGAGGCGCAGCGGCGGCGGTGAGGAGCAGCTCAgccggcggcgggcggaggaggaggaggaagaggcggCGGAGGGCGGCGCGGGCCGAGGCCTTCCCGCGGCGGAGGCGGCGTGCGCGCCCCGCGCTGCAG AGTCATGTTTACATAAAACTCCAAAGAGGTCCTTGAGTAGGAAATCCCGAATACCTACTTTCAGCTCTCCTGTTAATGACACTGATACACAGCAAGAAATATTTTGGGATTCTCATTCACCAATTGCACCCAGACTAG GCAGTGGAAAAAGCAAACAGTCCACCAGTGGGTGCGCAGTAGAAATTTCGGAAATTGTTAATCGTATTGCTCCTCAG GATGAAAAATCAGCCTGTAATGAAGGCTCCATTTTAGGAACATGGATTGGTGAGGATGCTATTCCCTACACACCTGGAGTAGTAAAAGTGCGATCTAGGACAAAGTTAAGTTGTACAAG gGATCTTAAGATAACAATTCCCGAAGAGGAACTCATGAAATTGGCTAAGGAATTTGATAGAAACCTAGTAGAGCTAGATGCTGTTCAGGAACAGGAGAAGCTTGGTCATAACTTCATCCAGAGCACCTCAGAGCCTTTGAATAATTCTAAAGATGAAGTAAACATGAAGAACGAGATACCACTCCTTGGTGAAGGTTCTGAAACAGATACTGCTCTGTCCCTGAAACCAGTTGGACAGAGCACTGGcattcctgctgcagggccctgTCAGTCCAGCAGTCAAAAGTCTGTAGACCTTGAGTCTGAAATAGCCCTTCATGCTCTTTTTGACTGTTCTACCCAGAAGTGTAGTGGGCAGCTGAGCCAAGGACTGTcagatatttctttaaataacagttttcataaaaacaaaagtaccttggaggaggagcagcttcctgaggaaACTGAAGATATGCAATGTGGTAATTCAGAGGCACAAGAAAAAGATGCAGTGGGGAGTGTGAACCAGACGGTACCAAAACCTgatatgacaaaaaaaaatcctcctttgaAGACACAACTGGTGGCCTCCACTAAGCTGGCTGGAGTAGTTAATGATGACTTTGATGACTGGGATACAGATTTTTTGGCCGATGACTCTTTTATGATGCAAATAACCCAAAATCCTGAATTGATAAGTACTGAAGAACCACCACCAATTCCTGCAAATCCACCTGGCTATGGTTTCAGTGATGCTAGCAGAACAAAGCAAAGAAGTAGTGGCAATTTGGTAACTTGTTTGGGGAGTGTAAACAAATCTAACAGTTTGCAGTATTCACCTTTGAAACATTCTACtaaaaacatacaaaatgtTGTAAAATCTCTGTCTTTACAAAAGCCATGTAAGACAGAAAACTCAGAGACCACAGCCTTGCATGGCAAATGTGATGTTAAGCCAGATAAAATAAATTCCATTTGGAAAAGTGCTCAAAACAGTGATTTGAACTGTATTTCTGTTCCAGTGCAATCTGAAGTGAAGAATGGAAATGAAACTACTCAGCTTAAAAGTGACCCTCTTTTTCCTTCAAGATCTAATCCTCATAGACAATGGACAGAAAAACCTGGAAATACCACCCATGCTATTTCCTGTCAATCATCCAGTGTTTCCACCAATATGAAACCTAATGATCTAACTAAAGTGTTTGAAATACCAAAGAAATGTCCTGTGCCATTTCACGAATGGAATGAACCAAAATTCTCTGATGAGGTATTAGATATGTTTTGTGGATCCGATAGTCTTTGGGATGCTAACTTTGAGGATGATGAATTGTTGTATCAGGTGTGTGATGATATAGAAAAGCAGACTCAGAGCCAAGATGCTAaacaaggaaatgaaagaacTAAAACTATGCAAGGAGCAAGTAGTAATTCCAGATCAAATGTTGATAAGAGCTTCCTAGCCTCTAAACAAGGACATTGTCTCTTGGCacaaaaaacaaatgcaaaacagGAGGCTCTCTCTCTGAATGATTCCTGTAGGAATTCATCAAAGGTTATACATGGGCTGGCCACAACAGGTCATGCAGTGAACTGTAAGAGCATCTCAAGTCCTCGAACTGTGATCTCAGATCTTTCTACAGAGGGCAAATACACACTGACAAAAAACTGTCATCAGGATGCTTCTGAAGATACTACAAAGACTGTTTTGGGGAAATGGTACAGGTCAAATTCTGTGCCAGCAGGAGACGCTGCTTCTGAAGTAAGTCCTGTTGATGCAGTAAACATTTTTAGCAACAAAACATTAGACAGCCCAGATCTCTTGTATAATACAGGAAAGATACCAAGTAGCACTTCTAGTAACAAAACATCACTGGTACCTTCAAAGTTTAAGTTTCGAAAGATTAACAATTCTAAGGGTGATCTTCATGTAGGGTGTGAAAATTCAGGGAATCATTCTGGCATTGGAATTACTCTGCAGGGTTTGGAAGGAACCAACAATCAGGTGAACATGACTTTGCACAGCAAGCTTGACAATAAGAAATCACCTTTCAAGAGGCACTTTTCAGCGTCTTTTGCACAGTCTTCATCAG
- the ETAA1 gene encoding ewing's tumor-associated antigen 1 isoform X3, translated as MGARGGAAAANQRRRRGCPGKWRRCRRRQWREGRGGAAAASAMPGSRRRGLCLRPAAALRRRSGGGEEQLSRRRAEEEEEEAAEGGAGRGLPAAEAACAPRAAESCLHKTPKRSLSRKSRIPTFSSPVNDTDTQQEIFWDSHSPIAPRLGSGKSKQSTSGCAVEISEIVNRIAPQDEKSACNEGSILGTWIGEDAIPYTPGVVKVRSRTKLSCTRDLKITIPEEELMKLAKEFDRNLVELDAVQEQEKLGHNFIQSTSEPLNNSKDEVNMKNEIPLLGEGSETDTALSLKPVGQSTGIPAAGPCQSSSQKSVDLESEIALHALFDCSTQKCSGQLSQGLSDISLNNSFHKNKSTLEEEQLPEETEDMQCGNSEAQEKDAVGSVNQTVPKPDMTKKNPPLKTQLVASTKLAGVVNDDFDDWDTDFLADDSFMMQITQNPELISTEEPPPIPANPPGYGFSDASRTKQRSSGNLVTCLGSVNKSNSLQYSPLKHSTKNIQNVVKSLSLQKPCKTENSETTALHGKCDVKPDKINSIWKSAQNSDLNCISVPVQSEVKNGNETTQLKSDPLFPSRSNPHRQWTEKPGNTTHAISCQSSSVSTNMKPNDLTKVFEIPKKCPVPFHEWNEPKFSDEVLDMFCGSDSLWDANFEDDELLYQVCDDIEKQTQSQDAKQGNERTKTMQGASSNSRSNVDKSFLASKQGHCLLAQKTNAKQEALSLNDSCRNSSKVIHGLATTGHAVNCKSISSPRTVISDLSTEGKYTLTKNCHQDASEDTTKTVLGKWYRSNSVPAGDAASEGLEGTNNQVNMTLHSKLDNKKSPFKRHFSASFAQSSSVSVVEQKSRKCSQEEIERKKQEALARRKSRTQAFFKDA; from the exons ATGGGCGCTCgaggcggcgcggcggcggccaatcagcggcggcggcggggctgcCCGGGAAAAtggcggcggtgccggcggcggCAGTGGCGGGAGGGacgcggcggcgccgccgcagCGAGCGCCATGCCCGGTAGCCGGCGCAGGGGGCTCTGCCTCAGGCCCGCCGCCGCCCTGAGGAGGCGCAGCGGCGGCGGTGAGGAGCAGCTCAgccggcggcgggcggaggaggaggaggaagaggcggCGGAGGGCGGCGCGGGCCGAGGCCTTCCCGCGGCGGAGGCGGCGTGCGCGCCCCGCGCTGCAG AGTCATGTTTACATAAAACTCCAAAGAGGTCCTTGAGTAGGAAATCCCGAATACCTACTTTCAGCTCTCCTGTTAATGACACTGATACACAGCAAGAAATATTTTGGGATTCTCATTCACCAATTGCACCCAGACTAG GCAGTGGAAAAAGCAAACAGTCCACCAGTGGGTGCGCAGTAGAAATTTCGGAAATTGTTAATCGTATTGCTCCTCAG GATGAAAAATCAGCCTGTAATGAAGGCTCCATTTTAGGAACATGGATTGGTGAGGATGCTATTCCCTACACACCTGGAGTAGTAAAAGTGCGATCTAGGACAAAGTTAAGTTGTACAAG gGATCTTAAGATAACAATTCCCGAAGAGGAACTCATGAAATTGGCTAAGGAATTTGATAGAAACCTAGTAGAGCTAGATGCTGTTCAGGAACAGGAGAAGCTTGGTCATAACTTCATCCAGAGCACCTCAGAGCCTTTGAATAATTCTAAAGATGAAGTAAACATGAAGAACGAGATACCACTCCTTGGTGAAGGTTCTGAAACAGATACTGCTCTGTCCCTGAAACCAGTTGGACAGAGCACTGGcattcctgctgcagggccctgTCAGTCCAGCAGTCAAAAGTCTGTAGACCTTGAGTCTGAAATAGCCCTTCATGCTCTTTTTGACTGTTCTACCCAGAAGTGTAGTGGGCAGCTGAGCCAAGGACTGTcagatatttctttaaataacagttttcataaaaacaaaagtaccttggaggaggagcagcttcctgaggaaACTGAAGATATGCAATGTGGTAATTCAGAGGCACAAGAAAAAGATGCAGTGGGGAGTGTGAACCAGACGGTACCAAAACCTgatatgacaaaaaaaaatcctcctttgaAGACACAACTGGTGGCCTCCACTAAGCTGGCTGGAGTAGTTAATGATGACTTTGATGACTGGGATACAGATTTTTTGGCCGATGACTCTTTTATGATGCAAATAACCCAAAATCCTGAATTGATAAGTACTGAAGAACCACCACCAATTCCTGCAAATCCACCTGGCTATGGTTTCAGTGATGCTAGCAGAACAAAGCAAAGAAGTAGTGGCAATTTGGTAACTTGTTTGGGGAGTGTAAACAAATCTAACAGTTTGCAGTATTCACCTTTGAAACATTCTACtaaaaacatacaaaatgtTGTAAAATCTCTGTCTTTACAAAAGCCATGTAAGACAGAAAACTCAGAGACCACAGCCTTGCATGGCAAATGTGATGTTAAGCCAGATAAAATAAATTCCATTTGGAAAAGTGCTCAAAACAGTGATTTGAACTGTATTTCTGTTCCAGTGCAATCTGAAGTGAAGAATGGAAATGAAACTACTCAGCTTAAAAGTGACCCTCTTTTTCCTTCAAGATCTAATCCTCATAGACAATGGACAGAAAAACCTGGAAATACCACCCATGCTATTTCCTGTCAATCATCCAGTGTTTCCACCAATATGAAACCTAATGATCTAACTAAAGTGTTTGAAATACCAAAGAAATGTCCTGTGCCATTTCACGAATGGAATGAACCAAAATTCTCTGATGAGGTATTAGATATGTTTTGTGGATCCGATAGTCTTTGGGATGCTAACTTTGAGGATGATGAATTGTTGTATCAGGTGTGTGATGATATAGAAAAGCAGACTCAGAGCCAAGATGCTAaacaaggaaatgaaagaacTAAAACTATGCAAGGAGCAAGTAGTAATTCCAGATCAAATGTTGATAAGAGCTTCCTAGCCTCTAAACAAGGACATTGTCTCTTGGCacaaaaaacaaatgcaaaacagGAGGCTCTCTCTCTGAATGATTCCTGTAGGAATTCATCAAAGGTTATACATGGGCTGGCCACAACAGGTCATGCAGTGAACTGTAAGAGCATCTCAAGTCCTCGAACTGTGATCTCAGATCTTTCTACAGAGGGCAAATACACACTGACAAAAAACTGTCATCAGGATGCTTCTGAAGATACTACAAAGACTGTTTTGGGGAAATGGTACAGGTCAAATTCTGTGCCAGCAGGAGACGCTGCTTCTGAA GGTTTGGAAGGAACCAACAATCAGGTGAACATGACTTTGCACAGCAAGCTTGACAATAAGAAATCACCTTTCAAGAGGCACTTTTCAGCGTCTTTTGCACAGTCTTCATCAG
- the ETAA1 gene encoding ewing's tumor-associated antigen 1 isoform X2: MGARGGAAAANQRRRRGCPGKWRRCRRRQWREGRGGAAAASAMPGSRRRGLCLRPAAALRRRSGGGEEQLSRRRAEEEEEEAAEGGAGRGLPAAEAACAPRAAESCLHKTPKRSLSRKSRIPTFSSPVNDTDTQQEIFWDSHSPIAPRLGSGKSKQSTSGCAVEISEIVNRIAPQDEKSACNEGSILGTWIGEDAIPYTPGVVKVRSRTKLSCTRDLKITIPEEELMKLAKEFDRNLVELDAVQEQEKLGHNFIQSTSEPLNNSKDEVNMKNEIPLLGEGSETDTALSLKPVGQSTGIPAAGPCQSSSQKSVDLESEIALHALFDCSTQKCSGQLSQGLSDISLNNSFHKNKSTLEEEQLPEETEDMQCGNSEAQEKDAVGSVNQTVPKPDMTKKNPPLKTQLVASTKLAGVVNDDFDDWDTDFLADDSFMMQITQNPELISTEEPPPIPANPPGYGFSDASRTKQRSSGNLVTCLGSVNKSNSLQYSPLKHSTKNIQNVVKSLSLQKPCKTENSETTALHGKCDVKPDKINSIWKSAQNSDLNCISVPVQSEVKNGNETTQLKSDPLFPSRSNPHRQWTEKPGNTTHAISCQSSSVSTNMKPNDLTKVFEIPKKCPVPFHEWNEPKFSDEVLDMFCGSDSLWDANFEDDELLYQVCDDIEKQTQSQDAKQGNERTKTMQGASSNSRSNVDKSFLASKQGHCLLAQKTNAKQEALSLNDSCRNSSKVIHGLATTGHAVNCKSISSPRTVISDLSTEGKYTLTKNCHQDASEDTTKTVLGKWYRSNSVPAGDAASECLWWNRKVENALKKRLKEKNKKLLHEENPEHRHSLKMLEFGVYFFCGVSLWEGNTVMLEDTFKTPFTSIDGKFFSVSQCKKIWT, translated from the exons ATGGGCGCTCgaggcggcgcggcggcggccaatcagcggcggcggcggggctgcCCGGGAAAAtggcggcggtgccggcggcggCAGTGGCGGGAGGGacgcggcggcgccgccgcagCGAGCGCCATGCCCGGTAGCCGGCGCAGGGGGCTCTGCCTCAGGCCCGCCGCCGCCCTGAGGAGGCGCAGCGGCGGCGGTGAGGAGCAGCTCAgccggcggcgggcggaggaggaggaggaagaggcggCGGAGGGCGGCGCGGGCCGAGGCCTTCCCGCGGCGGAGGCGGCGTGCGCGCCCCGCGCTGCAG AGTCATGTTTACATAAAACTCCAAAGAGGTCCTTGAGTAGGAAATCCCGAATACCTACTTTCAGCTCTCCTGTTAATGACACTGATACACAGCAAGAAATATTTTGGGATTCTCATTCACCAATTGCACCCAGACTAG GCAGTGGAAAAAGCAAACAGTCCACCAGTGGGTGCGCAGTAGAAATTTCGGAAATTGTTAATCGTATTGCTCCTCAG GATGAAAAATCAGCCTGTAATGAAGGCTCCATTTTAGGAACATGGATTGGTGAGGATGCTATTCCCTACACACCTGGAGTAGTAAAAGTGCGATCTAGGACAAAGTTAAGTTGTACAAG gGATCTTAAGATAACAATTCCCGAAGAGGAACTCATGAAATTGGCTAAGGAATTTGATAGAAACCTAGTAGAGCTAGATGCTGTTCAGGAACAGGAGAAGCTTGGTCATAACTTCATCCAGAGCACCTCAGAGCCTTTGAATAATTCTAAAGATGAAGTAAACATGAAGAACGAGATACCACTCCTTGGTGAAGGTTCTGAAACAGATACTGCTCTGTCCCTGAAACCAGTTGGACAGAGCACTGGcattcctgctgcagggccctgTCAGTCCAGCAGTCAAAAGTCTGTAGACCTTGAGTCTGAAATAGCCCTTCATGCTCTTTTTGACTGTTCTACCCAGAAGTGTAGTGGGCAGCTGAGCCAAGGACTGTcagatatttctttaaataacagttttcataaaaacaaaagtaccttggaggaggagcagcttcctgaggaaACTGAAGATATGCAATGTGGTAATTCAGAGGCACAAGAAAAAGATGCAGTGGGGAGTGTGAACCAGACGGTACCAAAACCTgatatgacaaaaaaaaatcctcctttgaAGACACAACTGGTGGCCTCCACTAAGCTGGCTGGAGTAGTTAATGATGACTTTGATGACTGGGATACAGATTTTTTGGCCGATGACTCTTTTATGATGCAAATAACCCAAAATCCTGAATTGATAAGTACTGAAGAACCACCACCAATTCCTGCAAATCCACCTGGCTATGGTTTCAGTGATGCTAGCAGAACAAAGCAAAGAAGTAGTGGCAATTTGGTAACTTGTTTGGGGAGTGTAAACAAATCTAACAGTTTGCAGTATTCACCTTTGAAACATTCTACtaaaaacatacaaaatgtTGTAAAATCTCTGTCTTTACAAAAGCCATGTAAGACAGAAAACTCAGAGACCACAGCCTTGCATGGCAAATGTGATGTTAAGCCAGATAAAATAAATTCCATTTGGAAAAGTGCTCAAAACAGTGATTTGAACTGTATTTCTGTTCCAGTGCAATCTGAAGTGAAGAATGGAAATGAAACTACTCAGCTTAAAAGTGACCCTCTTTTTCCTTCAAGATCTAATCCTCATAGACAATGGACAGAAAAACCTGGAAATACCACCCATGCTATTTCCTGTCAATCATCCAGTGTTTCCACCAATATGAAACCTAATGATCTAACTAAAGTGTTTGAAATACCAAAGAAATGTCCTGTGCCATTTCACGAATGGAATGAACCAAAATTCTCTGATGAGGTATTAGATATGTTTTGTGGATCCGATAGTCTTTGGGATGCTAACTTTGAGGATGATGAATTGTTGTATCAGGTGTGTGATGATATAGAAAAGCAGACTCAGAGCCAAGATGCTAaacaaggaaatgaaagaacTAAAACTATGCAAGGAGCAAGTAGTAATTCCAGATCAAATGTTGATAAGAGCTTCCTAGCCTCTAAACAAGGACATTGTCTCTTGGCacaaaaaacaaatgcaaaacagGAGGCTCTCTCTCTGAATGATTCCTGTAGGAATTCATCAAAGGTTATACATGGGCTGGCCACAACAGGTCATGCAGTGAACTGTAAGAGCATCTCAAGTCCTCGAACTGTGATCTCAGATCTTTCTACAGAGGGCAAATACACACTGACAAAAAACTGTCATCAGGATGCTTCTGAAGATACTACAAAGACTGTTTTGGGGAAATGGTACAGGTCAAATTCTGTGCCAGCAGGAGACGCTGCTTCTGAA